A stretch of Paenibacillus mucilaginosus 3016 DNA encodes these proteins:
- a CDS encoding GGDEF domain-containing protein, whose product MISNKLQPALILLLLSLLADWFSIPMLYGLQYHFSSVFIILALYLVGGRAAILISALVAWSNYFLLEMPLFNSGIVIVEAVVLAAVVRVRKGSVFLFDLCFWFAAGMGTLIGWYLFTGTAFHGDVMLHVFGYSVNGAGNALAAEIVLTYLPILPWSFVQRQYKPIPLQQILVHLAISGLVFPFICFMIVTGISQNHMINLRAHQMAESTSNTIKEQLKSWGAMEYRALELQDIIQLGKLDAMVDHSAFPSARVVVSNDNGDILADSSGAAEPKWDWRTGGTIYQYDDSLYLWLPVKRQFIEPSVWREAFYLYESTVDGGTGIRISVKIPVSLLLADAEGIYTLDFVLILLYILLVLSTSNGISRFIVHFLVKLTHETTGLPDKMTAHFEISVQNSHIMEFDRLHENFRQMALKLKAMFAEAVHMNAVLKEQADQIKQSEIRFQQLAFTDALTNIPNRLYFHSCLKELLEQPHAYGALLFMDLNQFKRINDTHGHEAGDALLQHAALLLTQAAGEGTVCRLGGDEFVIILPAAGSQEIERTAAHILERFNEPLAYQGLLLQPRTSIGIARFPSDADRPEELLNLADRAMYRAKQRGSGIEWYRDPDREREGRT is encoded by the coding sequence ATGATTTCAAACAAACTGCAGCCGGCGCTCATCCTGCTCCTCCTCAGCCTGCTGGCAGACTGGTTTTCCATTCCTATGCTGTACGGCCTGCAGTATCATTTCTCATCGGTCTTTATCATACTTGCCCTCTACCTGGTTGGAGGAAGAGCGGCGATCCTGATCTCTGCGCTCGTGGCTTGGAGTAATTATTTCCTCCTGGAGATGCCGCTATTCAACTCGGGGATCGTGATCGTCGAAGCTGTTGTGCTGGCAGCGGTTGTTCGCGTGCGGAAGGGGTCCGTGTTCCTGTTCGACCTTTGTTTCTGGTTCGCTGCAGGCATGGGGACGCTTATCGGATGGTACCTTTTCACGGGGACGGCATTCCACGGGGATGTGATGCTCCACGTGTTTGGGTACAGTGTGAATGGGGCGGGCAATGCGCTGGCAGCCGAAATCGTGCTGACCTATCTGCCGATCCTGCCCTGGTCCTTTGTGCAAAGGCAGTACAAGCCGATCCCGCTGCAGCAAATCCTGGTTCACCTGGCCATCAGCGGTCTGGTATTCCCATTCATCTGCTTCATGATCGTAACCGGGATCTCCCAGAACCATATGATTAATCTTCGGGCGCATCAAATGGCGGAGTCCACCTCCAATACCATCAAAGAGCAGCTGAAATCCTGGGGAGCCATGGAGTACAGGGCTCTGGAGCTGCAGGACATCATTCAGCTCGGCAAGCTGGACGCGATGGTGGATCATAGTGCATTCCCCTCAGCCCGCGTAGTCGTATCGAATGATAACGGCGATATTCTGGCGGACAGCTCGGGGGCTGCGGAACCGAAGTGGGACTGGCGCACCGGAGGCACCATCTACCAATATGACGATTCGCTGTACCTTTGGCTGCCGGTTAAACGGCAATTCATCGAGCCTTCCGTATGGCGTGAAGCGTTCTATTTGTATGAGTCAACGGTTGATGGGGGGACAGGCATTCGCATCAGCGTAAAGATTCCGGTATCGCTGCTGCTGGCGGACGCGGAAGGGATATACACCTTGGATTTTGTCCTGATTCTGCTGTACATCCTGCTTGTCCTTAGTACGTCGAACGGGATCAGCCGGTTTATCGTGCATTTCCTGGTCAAACTGACCCATGAAACCACTGGGCTGCCGGACAAAATGACCGCTCACTTCGAAATCTCCGTACAGAACAGCCATATTATGGAGTTTGACAGACTGCATGAGAACTTCCGCCAGATGGCTCTGAAGCTGAAAGCCATGTTTGCCGAAGCGGTCCACATGAATGCCGTATTGAAGGAGCAGGCCGATCAGATCAAACAATCGGAGATCCGCTTTCAACAGCTCGCCTTCACGGATGCCTTAACGAACATTCCCAACCGGCTTTATTTTCACTCCTGCCTGAAGGAACTGCTGGAGCAGCCTCATGCTTATGGCGCGCTTCTATTCATGGATTTGAATCAATTCAAACGGATTAACGACACCCATGGTCATGAAGCCGGGGACGCGCTTCTGCAGCACGCGGCCTTACTCTTGACCCAAGCGGCCGGCGAAGGCACGGTCTGCCGTCTCGGCGGTGATGAATTTGTTATTATTCTGCCGGCCGCCGGGTCTCAAGAGATCGAGCGAACCGCGGCACATATTCTGGAACGCTTCAACGAGCCTTTGGCGTATCAGGGCCTGCTGCTGCAGCCGAGAACCAGTATCGGGATTGCCCGGTTCCCATCGGATGCCGACCGCCCTGAAGAACTGCTGAATTTGGCGGATCGGGCCATGTACCGGGCCAAACAGCGGGGAAGCGGAATCGAGTGGTATCGGGACCCGGATCGTGAAAGGGAAGGAAGAACATGA
- a CDS encoding TetR/AcrR family transcriptional regulator: MPKDNELTKQKLLDAALEMFTEKGYHETKVSDIVKRAGVAQGTFYLYFQSKETIFTSIIQQTNEAVLEQVETIFADQVNPNMPKEELKRKLFETISKCMSLYRSHRGIMYLLRVHSASHFAEAEKVAADCERSFLEIIMKLFRKFNLFPDYDPFEFEVAAQAINGLLNETCMQYVILKESTEADVEKIARVVTGMIYDMTIGRENA; the protein is encoded by the coding sequence ATGCCAAAAGACAATGAACTGACCAAGCAAAAACTGCTCGATGCCGCATTAGAGATGTTCACGGAGAAGGGCTACCATGAAACGAAGGTATCGGACATCGTCAAGCGGGCGGGGGTCGCGCAGGGCACGTTTTATCTCTATTTTCAGTCCAAGGAGACGATCTTCACCTCCATCATCCAACAGACCAATGAAGCGGTCCTCGAGCAAGTCGAGACGATCTTCGCCGATCAGGTGAACCCGAATATGCCAAAGGAGGAGCTGAAAAGGAAGCTGTTCGAGACGATCTCCAAATGCATGTCCCTGTACCGAAGCCACAGGGGGATCATGTATCTGCTTCGGGTGCACAGCGCGTCGCATTTTGCGGAGGCCGAGAAGGTGGCGGCGGATTGCGAGCGCAGCTTCCTCGAGATCATCATGAAGCTGTTCCGCAAGTTCAACCTGTTCCCGGACTATGACCCGTTCGAGTTCGAGGTGGCGGCCCAAGCCATTAACGGCCTGCTGAACGAAACCTGCATGCAGTATGTGATTCTGAAGGAATCGACCGAAGCGGATGTGGAGAAGATTGCCCGCGTCGTGACGGGCATGATCTATGACATGACGATCGGAAGAGAGAACGCCTGA
- a CDS encoding efflux RND transporter permease subunit, with translation MIGKALRYRKITMMFMLIATVVGAANFMGLQQRENPEITATVASVRTLYPGASPDKVEQLVTKKIEDKISEMDNILKLTSTSQESVSSIVVELVPGSDAEQSWDTLRQKVQAAEADLPDDAEAPVMNTNLTEISEQILHLVVGSTDQFEALRPLTENWKEQLQTVSGVSSVEVIGLPERQIRVELNAAKLENYRLHWGILSQALQNSRERVPIGTVDQGNQRQYVQLTGEWSSPSEVAETVIYRSPAAGSSLKLKDVAEVTLAPKKLEQRIFYNGKPAIDLVIKAQKGVDIPDLQDRIDTKMEALKPQLPSDVELVSAFNQKQNVQHLFNDLGKELLIGIAAVIVVCSLGLTLGTSLLVSAAIPLSILIGLIPMKLFGVDLNQISIVALVIVLGILVDDAIVVNDNIERRLELGDAPAKASLLGSKEVGVSILTATVATASAFFPLYFLKGNIGDFIRPIPLVITSTLLVSMVMSLTVVPIVRQWEQERRRKQVSAADGQRRRSPGLLGRQFHRLSIIYENQLRRVMRKPLLTGLIALAVGTSSFALLPLLGVQYFPTAEREELLVDIELPAGSTFADTSDTAAAIGAWIGKQAGVKEVSVYAGRSAPKFYYTEMERYDSKTGQILAMIDQEQVRTKDLVSSWRKELSALYPDVQITPRELENGPPVGAPIAIRLSGTDLTVLQKLSAEVQGLIKDTPGAVDVSDDVGRAIPTVQMVLDKDKANYFGLTEKDLSATVRLATEGIKVSDLQYGNELIDITLFSEQGLADPGANRDLHNLLIPSQNGGLYPLKDFVQLESSDMISKILRYNQMRTVTVRSYTDGVLPADLMKVLLPKLDALPLPDGYTISVGGENEERDQSFAAIGQLSIVVFMLIFIIIAIQFYSLTTPILILSTVYLALGGALIGLFLTGAPIGFMALMGVVSLSGMVVRNGIVLIEFVEQAREEQGLDLNEAIIAAGKARLRPILLTAATAVSGLMPMAIAGGSLWRPMAVSIISGLIYSTILTLVVVPSLYRILAGWKLRRAEQRHTQEVKGPHSLSM, from the coding sequence ATGATCGGCAAGGCACTGAGGTACCGCAAAATTACGATGATGTTCATGCTGATCGCCACCGTTGTGGGAGCCGCTAACTTCATGGGGCTGCAGCAGCGGGAAAATCCCGAAATTACAGCGACGGTAGCCAGTGTCCGCACGCTGTACCCGGGCGCGTCTCCGGATAAGGTCGAGCAGCTCGTCACGAAGAAGATCGAGGATAAGATCAGCGAGATGGATAACATCCTGAAGCTCACCTCCACCTCGCAGGAGAGCGTGTCCTCCATCGTGGTGGAGCTGGTCCCGGGTTCGGACGCGGAGCAGTCGTGGGACACGCTCCGGCAGAAGGTCCAGGCGGCAGAAGCGGATCTGCCCGATGACGCGGAGGCGCCTGTGATGAATACGAATCTGACGGAGATTTCCGAACAGATTCTGCATCTTGTTGTCGGGAGCACGGATCAATTCGAAGCCCTGAGGCCCTTGACGGAAAACTGGAAGGAGCAGCTGCAGACCGTCTCCGGCGTCTCCAGTGTAGAAGTCATCGGACTGCCCGAGCGGCAGATCCGGGTGGAGCTGAACGCGGCGAAGCTCGAGAATTACAGGCTGCACTGGGGAATCCTGTCCCAGGCCCTTCAAAATTCCAGGGAGCGCGTTCCGATCGGCACCGTGGACCAGGGCAATCAGCGGCAGTACGTACAGTTGACGGGAGAGTGGAGCTCACCAAGCGAGGTTGCCGAAACTGTGATCTACCGCAGTCCGGCAGCCGGATCGTCGCTGAAGCTGAAGGATGTGGCAGAGGTGACGCTGGCTCCCAAAAAACTGGAGCAGCGTATCTTCTATAACGGCAAGCCGGCCATCGATCTGGTGATCAAGGCGCAAAAAGGGGTCGACATTCCGGACCTGCAGGACCGCATCGATACCAAGATGGAAGCCTTGAAGCCGCAGCTGCCGAGCGATGTGGAGCTGGTATCGGCTTTCAACCAAAAACAGAATGTCCAGCACCTCTTCAACGATCTGGGGAAGGAACTGCTGATCGGCATCGCGGCTGTCATCGTCGTATGCTCACTGGGCCTAACCCTCGGCACCTCCTTGCTCGTATCCGCCGCCATTCCCTTGTCCATTCTGATCGGGCTGATCCCCATGAAGCTGTTCGGCGTAGATCTCAACCAGATCTCGATCGTGGCGCTGGTCATTGTGCTTGGGATCCTGGTTGATGATGCCATTGTGGTCAATGATAATATCGAACGCCGGCTCGAACTCGGAGATGCGCCGGCCAAGGCTTCTTTGCTGGGAAGTAAAGAAGTAGGGGTGTCCATCTTAACGGCCACCGTTGCCACGGCGTCCGCTTTCTTCCCGCTGTACTTCCTGAAAGGCAACATCGGCGACTTTATCCGGCCCATCCCGCTGGTCATCACGAGCACCCTGCTTGTATCGATGGTGATGTCCTTGACCGTCGTCCCCATTGTGCGGCAGTGGGAGCAGGAGCGCCGGCGCAAACAAGTCAGCGCTGCCGATGGGCAGAGGCGCCGCTCTCCGGGGCTTCTCGGGCGTCAGTTCCACCGGTTAAGCATCATCTATGAGAACCAGCTCAGACGGGTCATGCGCAAACCGCTGCTGACCGGCTTGATCGCCCTGGCGGTCGGAACGTCGAGCTTTGCGCTGCTGCCGCTGCTCGGCGTGCAGTATTTCCCGACAGCCGAACGGGAAGAGCTGCTCGTCGACATCGAGCTGCCGGCCGGAAGCACCTTTGCGGATACCTCGGATACCGCGGCGGCGATCGGTGCATGGATCGGGAAGCAGGCGGGCGTCAAGGAAGTCTCCGTCTATGCGGGACGTTCGGCGCCCAAATTTTATTACACCGAAATGGAGAGGTATGACAGTAAGACCGGTCAAATCCTGGCCATGATCGATCAGGAGCAGGTCCGTACCAAGGACCTGGTATCGTCCTGGCGCAAAGAGCTGTCCGCTCTGTACCCTGATGTACAGATTACACCGCGCGAGCTGGAGAATGGGCCGCCGGTCGGCGCGCCGATTGCGATTCGCCTCAGCGGTACGGACCTCACCGTGCTGCAGAAGCTGTCGGCTGAGGTCCAGGGGCTGATCAAGGACACGCCGGGAGCCGTAGATGTCAGTGATGACGTCGGCAGAGCGATTCCCACGGTGCAGATGGTGCTCGATAAGGACAAAGCGAATTACTTCGGCCTGACGGAGAAAGACCTCTCGGCCACGGTACGCTTGGCCACCGAAGGCATCAAGGTATCGGATCTGCAGTACGGCAATGAGTTGATCGATATCACGCTCTTCAGCGAACAGGGGCTTGCCGACCCGGGAGCGAACCGGGATCTGCACAATCTGCTCATCCCTTCACAGAATGGCGGGCTGTATCCCTTGAAGGATTTTGTGCAGCTGGAATCCTCCGATATGATCTCGAAAATCCTGCGGTACAATCAAATGCGTACCGTAACGGTCCGCTCTTACACGGACGGTGTCCTGCCGGCCGATCTCATGAAGGTGCTTCTTCCGAAGCTCGACGCACTGCCGCTTCCGGACGGATACACGATCAGCGTCGGGGGAGAGAATGAGGAGAGGGACCAGTCGTTTGCGGCCATCGGCCAGCTGTCGATTGTGGTTTTCATGCTGATCTTCATTATTATTGCGATCCAGTTCTACTCCTTAACGACGCCGATTCTCATCCTCTCGACGGTGTATCTAGCGCTCGGCGGAGCCTTGATCGGCCTGTTCCTGACCGGCGCACCGATCGGCTTCATGGCCCTGATGGGGGTCGTCAGTCTGTCCGGGATGGTCGTCCGCAACGGCATCGTCCTCATCGAATTCGTGGAGCAGGCCCGCGAGGAGCAGGGCCTGGATCTGAATGAAGCCATCATCGCGGCGGGCAAGGCCAGACTTCGTCCGATTCTTCTTACGGCCGCTACCGCAGTCAGCGGATTGATGCCCATGGCGATTGCGGGAGGCAGCTTGTGGAGGCCGATGGCCGTCTCCATCATCAGCGGATTGATCTATTCCACGATTCTCACCCTTGTGGTGGTGCCGTCTCTCTACCGCATCCTGGCCGGGTGGAAGCTGCGCCGCGCGGAACAGCGGCATACGCAAGAAGTGAAAGGGCCCCATTCGCTGAGTATGTGA
- a CDS encoding efflux RND transporter periplasmic adaptor subunit translates to MSVSTHHMKLMTVILSSALLAAGCGGPKTGQPANASVDAASKVVRAANVQKITWEEQAALAGEVTPFLELDVTSKVGGDVTRVLKKRGDLVTKDETILEIEKIDMNREKEKVHAALVSATEQLDKARKDLADSKKEIDLSIAKADLSLAELERDYAKLRNQYDEGLIEKNQLRSMETRLEQARLDLELLHDKKRTLETSNPLSQGEYQLRTAQLSLEEWQRSMTYYDIKSPISGVLTYMPMEEGMTLQPGLQVGKVQQQDKVKIKAQLTEAYWQAAQGQEKMSFVQPGTGEAFEGKVIYLSSTADPQTKTFELQLGAENPEGRLKPGTRVQLNLTQSAAAPSMAVPIETVVEENGGSFVYIVKEEHVEKRQVVTGRVKNKLQEIVSGLDGSERIVTQGQMRLKDGERVTVAEQ, encoded by the coding sequence ATGAGCGTGAGTACTCATCATATGAAGCTGATGACCGTTATACTATCCTCTGCACTGCTGGCGGCCGGGTGCGGCGGCCCCAAAACCGGTCAACCGGCGAACGCTTCCGTTGATGCCGCCTCCAAGGTGGTACGGGCGGCGAACGTGCAGAAGATCACCTGGGAAGAACAGGCTGCGCTCGCCGGCGAAGTCACGCCGTTCCTGGAGCTCGACGTCACGTCCAAGGTCGGCGGCGACGTAACCAGAGTGCTGAAAAAAAGGGGGGATCTCGTCACCAAAGACGAAACCATCCTGGAGATCGAGAAGATCGATATGAACCGCGAGAAGGAGAAAGTGCACGCCGCCCTGGTGAGCGCCACGGAACAGCTTGATAAGGCCAGGAAAGACCTGGCCGACTCCAAGAAGGAAATCGATCTCTCCATCGCGAAAGCGGACCTCTCCCTTGCGGAGCTGGAGCGGGACTATGCCAAGCTCCGCAATCAGTATGACGAAGGCCTCATCGAGAAGAACCAGCTCCGGTCCATGGAGACCCGTCTGGAGCAGGCCAGGCTGGACCTTGAGCTGCTGCATGACAAGAAGCGGACGCTGGAGACCAGCAATCCGCTCAGCCAGGGCGAGTACCAGCTCCGGACGGCGCAGCTTTCTTTGGAAGAATGGCAGCGGTCCATGACCTATTATGATATCAAGTCGCCCATCAGCGGCGTGCTGACTTATATGCCCATGGAGGAAGGAATGACCCTGCAGCCCGGCCTGCAGGTGGGCAAGGTCCAGCAGCAGGATAAGGTCAAGATCAAAGCCCAGCTTACGGAGGCTTATTGGCAGGCTGCCCAAGGGCAGGAGAAGATGAGCTTTGTTCAGCCGGGCACCGGCGAAGCGTTCGAAGGGAAGGTCATCTATTTGTCTTCCACGGCAGACCCGCAGACGAAGACCTTCGAGCTTCAGCTGGGGGCCGAGAACCCGGAAGGCAGGCTCAAGCCGGGAACCCGGGTGCAGCTGAATCTCACCCAGTCGGCCGCAGCACCTTCAATGGCCGTGCCGATCGAAACGGTGGTGGAAGAAAACGGCGGGTCTTTTGTCTATATCGTAAAGGAAGAGCATGTGGAGAAGCGGCAGGTAGTGACCGGGCGAGTGAAAAACAAGCTTCAGGAAATTGTCTCCGGCTTGGACGGCAGTGAACGGATCGTCACGCAGGGACAGATGCGTCTGAAGGACGGAGAGCGTGTGACCGTCGCTGAACAATAA
- a CDS encoding MFS transporter: protein MKITHNFGIMYALRFFSSLIPAYVIERLYWQERGMTIGMVVYTEIIYAVTIILLEVPTGIAADRWGRKPMLVLGALLACTEFLLLLYASSFWHFALVVFLAGISRSACSGAENAMLYDSLMQQGKAASFERQLGLLNVFDLGGAILAALSGSWLAGHYGLELNYWLSLGSASAALLLTLLLIEPRAAQAGEAPMPFSHYVGASLRFFRSQRSLVPVLLSGMMTGSAVGFIDEFWQLYVDGIGLPVVAFGAVSAALMLLRLPGSLLAPWLVGRVRYRVLLVSITAVFAAGFGAAAVSRDAAGLAALLAVCLFSGMMEPLVTGYLHHRADSSMRATLDSFQSLGLNTVHIVTGLGFGYLASRTDVFDGYGFIALVCTAFLLWFLAASRRIEEDGTTS from the coding sequence ATGAAGATTACGCACAATTTTGGGATCATGTATGCGCTCCGCTTTTTTTCCAGCCTGATCCCTGCTTATGTCATCGAGCGGCTGTACTGGCAGGAACGAGGGATGACGATTGGGATGGTCGTCTATACGGAGATCATCTATGCCGTGACGATCATCCTGCTCGAGGTGCCGACCGGCATCGCCGCCGACCGGTGGGGGCGAAAGCCGATGCTGGTGCTGGGCGCGCTGCTCGCATGCACCGAGTTCCTGCTTCTGCTCTATGCGTCAAGCTTCTGGCATTTTGCGCTGGTGGTGTTCCTCGCGGGGATCAGCCGGTCGGCCTGCAGCGGGGCGGAGAATGCGATGCTCTACGATTCGCTGATGCAGCAGGGCAAGGCCGCTTCGTTCGAACGTCAGCTCGGACTGCTGAATGTCTTCGATTTGGGCGGCGCCATCCTGGCCGCCTTGTCCGGCAGCTGGCTTGCCGGGCATTATGGTCTCGAGCTGAACTACTGGCTGTCGCTTGGCAGTGCGTCGGCAGCGCTGCTTCTGACCTTGCTGCTGATCGAGCCGCGCGCGGCGCAAGCCGGTGAGGCGCCGATGCCGTTCTCTCACTATGTCGGCGCGTCGCTGCGCTTCTTCCGCAGCCAGCGGAGTCTGGTGCCGGTTCTGCTCAGCGGGATGATGACGGGCTCCGCCGTCGGATTCATCGACGAGTTCTGGCAGCTGTATGTGGACGGGATCGGCCTACCTGTCGTTGCATTCGGTGCCGTATCCGCGGCCCTGATGCTGCTCCGCCTTCCCGGCAGCCTGCTGGCCCCTTGGCTGGTGGGCCGGGTGAGGTACCGGGTACTGCTCGTCAGCATAACTGCGGTGTTCGCCGCCGGATTCGGGGCTGCCGCGGTGAGCCGGGATGCGGCAGGTCTGGCGGCCCTTCTGGCCGTGTGTCTGTTCTCCGGCATGATGGAGCCGCTGGTGACCGGATATCTGCATCACCGTGCCGACTCATCCATGCGGGCGACGTTAGACTCCTTCCAGTCCCTCGGCCTCAATACCGTCCACATTGTGACCGGCCTTGGTTTCGGATATCTGGCTTCACGTACCGACGTGTTCGACGGTTACGGGTTCATCGCGCTGGTGTGCACTGCATTCCTCTTGTGGTTTCTGGCTGCTTCGCGGCGGATAGAGGAGGATGGGACCACCTCCTAA
- a CDS encoding extracellular solute-binding protein has protein sequence MNKLVKRIALILVPALTAACHQHVTDMKRVEPTPAVTVQQENPSPSEELVVWSFYDTSEGDTYFESVHRGIKVNSVRHSYDDIADELIRSVNSGEAPDVVILDSAHTGKVNGLDILDNLRDAPYEAQEYEKRIPEGMLPLYTNMAMDKLIALPTALPAAVTFYRADLLEENGFPPSRKLWPLISAIRSSG, from the coding sequence ATGAATAAGCTAGTAAAGCGGATCGCGTTGATCCTGGTTCCGGCGTTGACCGCCGCCTGCCACCAGCATGTGACCGATATGAAACGGGTGGAGCCGACACCGGCCGTTACCGTCCAGCAGGAGAATCCGTCACCATCGGAAGAACTGGTCGTCTGGTCCTTTTATGATACGAGCGAGGGCGATACGTATTTTGAATCCGTTCATAGGGGCATCAAAGTCAATTCCGTCCGGCATTCCTATGACGATATCGCCGATGAACTCATCCGGTCCGTGAACTCCGGCGAGGCGCCCGACGTCGTCATCCTGGACAGCGCTCACACGGGAAAAGTCAATGGGCTCGATATCCTGGACAATCTTCGTGATGCTCCCTACGAGGCTCAAGAATATGAAAAGCGGATTCCCGAAGGCATGCTGCCCTTATACACGAACATGGCCATGGATAAGCTGATTGCCCTTCCGACCGCCCTGCCGGCCGCAGTCACCTTTTACCGGGCAGACCTGCTGGAGGAGAACGGCTTCCCTCCGAGCCGGAAGCTCTGGCCGCTTATATCAGCAATCCGCAGCAGTGGGTAG
- a CDS encoding TerC family protein, producing the protein MDMTILLEYGWVLLILILLEGLLAADNALVLAIMVKHLPEEARKRALFYGLAGAFVFRFASLFIISFLVDVWQVQAIGAVYLLFIALHHVFRKVLVKKAETGSGPAWEPVKKGAGFWTTVFKVELADIAFAVDSILAAVALAVALPQTPLPRIGGMDGGHFLVIFAGGFIGLIIMRFAASYFVQLLQRRPGLEIAAFLIVGWVGVKLSVYTLSHPALSVLPEGFAKLPEWKLSFYAVLILIALGGWFFSKEKPAESGH; encoded by the coding sequence ATGGACATGACGATTTTGCTTGAATACGGCTGGGTGCTGCTGATCCTGATCCTCCTCGAGGGGCTGCTGGCTGCGGATAACGCGCTGGTGCTGGCCATCATGGTGAAGCATTTGCCCGAAGAAGCCCGGAAGCGGGCACTGTTCTACGGGTTAGCAGGTGCCTTTGTTTTCCGCTTCGCTTCCTTGTTCATCATCTCGTTCCTTGTGGATGTGTGGCAGGTGCAGGCGATCGGCGCGGTGTACTTGCTCTTCATTGCCCTCCATCATGTGTTCCGCAAGGTGCTGGTCAAGAAAGCGGAAACCGGCTCCGGTCCGGCATGGGAGCCCGTGAAGAAAGGGGCGGGGTTCTGGACCACCGTGTTTAAGGTGGAGCTGGCGGATATCGCCTTTGCCGTCGATTCGATCCTTGCCGCTGTAGCCTTGGCTGTCGCTCTTCCGCAAACCCCGCTTCCCCGGATCGGCGGGATGGATGGAGGACACTTCCTGGTCATCTTCGCCGGCGGATTCATTGGGCTCATCATTATGCGGTTCGCCGCTTCTTACTTCGTACAGCTGCTGCAGCGCAGACCGGGCCTGGAAATCGCCGCCTTTCTGATTGTGGGCTGGGTAGGGGTCAAATTATCGGTGTATACTTTATCCCATCCGGCTCTGTCCGTCCTGCCTGAAGGATTCGCCAAGCTGCCCGAATGGAAATTGTCCTTCTATGCGGTCCTGATCCTGATTGCGCTCGGCGGCTGGTTTTTCTCCAAGGAAAAGCCCGCCGAGAGCGGACACTAA